A DNA window from Janibacter sp. A1S7 contains the following coding sequences:
- a CDS encoding fructosamine kinase family protein, with product MNEPRTYRKDTSAAPRGYSSWEAAGLLWLAEAEEGGGAHVAELRDVDITHIDLVQYAPAPSTNVAADEFGAALAATHAAGAPAFGAPPARWTSHGFIGPGESPMPMPVEPTQSWGAFFAEQRIRHMLRAGRSQGLWQEEGELIERVAARLESGEFDDGRPPARIHGDLWAGNVLWTREGAVLIDPAAHGGHPETDLAMLLLFTAPHIARIIAAYDEAAPLADGWQERVGLHQLFPVMVHAVIFGGGYVQQAVDMARKYA from the coding sequence GTGAACGAGCCGCGCACCTACCGCAAGGACACCTCCGCCGCGCCCCGTGGCTACTCCTCCTGGGAGGCGGCCGGGCTGCTCTGGCTCGCCGAGGCCGAGGAGGGCGGCGGCGCCCACGTCGCCGAGCTGCGGGACGTCGACATCACCCACATCGACCTCGTGCAGTACGCCCCGGCGCCCTCGACGAATGTCGCAGCCGACGAGTTCGGCGCCGCCCTCGCAGCCACCCACGCCGCAGGTGCGCCGGCCTTCGGTGCCCCGCCCGCACGGTGGACCAGCCACGGCTTCATCGGACCCGGGGAGTCCCCGATGCCGATGCCGGTGGAGCCGACGCAGTCGTGGGGCGCCTTCTTCGCCGAGCAGCGCATCCGTCACATGCTGCGCGCCGGGCGGTCCCAGGGGTTGTGGCAGGAGGAGGGCGAGCTCATCGAGCGCGTCGCCGCCCGCCTGGAGTCCGGTGAGTTCGACGACGGCCGCCCGCCCGCGCGGATCCACGGCGACCTGTGGGCCGGCAACGTGCTGTGGACCCGGGAGGGCGCCGTCCTCATCGACCCGGCCGCGCACGGCGGCCACCCCGAGACCGACCTCGCGATGCTCCTGCTCTTCACCGCGCCGCACATCGCCCGCATCATCGCCGCGTACGACGAGGCCGCGCCCCTGGCTGACGGCTGGCAGGAGCGCGTCGGTCTGCACCAGCTCTTCCCGGTGATGGTCCACGCGGTGATCTTCGGTGGTGGCTACGTCCAGCAGGCCGTGGACATGGCGCGCAAGTACGCCTGA
- a CDS encoding AMP-binding protein: MADAATLCEAFQHTLTVDPEAVALRTAGDAVSITWAEYGDHVQSVTAGLAALGYRRGDTLGIMLTNRPEFAWVDAGAMHLGMAPFSIYNTSAPEQIEYLFGNAGNRIAVTETALLPAILDSGVALDHIIVVDGTPEGATHSLADLEAVGDPAFDFEAAWRAVQPDDLVTLIYTSGTTGPPKGVQLTHANVMLTTAAASQVVDVHFGDRITSFLPSAHIADRASAQYFGLTKGVQVTYVPDPRTIAVALPDARPTVWFAVPRVWEKIKMGIEAKTAAAESPVKRKLGGWALQMAEKQGAALLAGQPLTGTQAVQYRLADRLVLSKVRAALGLDELRWAWSGAAAIAPETLSFFMGIGVNVCELWGMSELTGAGTINPPEKIKVGTVGPAIPGCELRIAEDGEVLFRGPGIMTGYRHDPEKTAEAIDEDEWLHTGDVGTLDEDGYLTITDRKKELIISSGGKNMSPSTIENTLKVTTPLAATIVVVGDGRPYNVALVTLDPDAAAAFAEKAGVAADPAVLAEHPALVAEIDKGIEAGNAKLSRVEQVKRFRVLPEYWAPGSDVLTPTLKLRRKPIDDAYAEEIEALYAG, encoded by the coding sequence ATGGCTGACGCCGCCACCCTCTGCGAAGCCTTCCAGCACACCCTGACCGTCGACCCGGAGGCGGTCGCGCTGCGCACGGCCGGGGACGCCGTCTCGATCACGTGGGCCGAGTACGGCGACCACGTGCAGTCGGTGACCGCCGGTCTGGCCGCCCTCGGGTACCGGCGCGGGGACACACTCGGGATCATGCTCACCAACCGGCCCGAGTTCGCCTGGGTCGACGCCGGCGCCATGCACCTGGGCATGGCGCCGTTCTCCATCTACAACACGTCGGCTCCGGAGCAGATCGAGTACCTCTTCGGCAATGCCGGCAACCGGATCGCGGTCACGGAGACCGCCCTGCTGCCGGCCATCCTCGACTCCGGGGTCGCCCTCGATCACATCATCGTCGTGGACGGCACCCCGGAGGGCGCGACCCACAGCCTCGCCGACCTCGAGGCCGTCGGCGACCCCGCCTTCGACTTCGAGGCCGCCTGGCGGGCGGTCCAGCCGGACGACCTCGTCACGCTGATCTACACCTCCGGTACCACCGGTCCGCCGAAGGGGGTCCAGCTCACCCACGCCAACGTGATGCTGACGACCGCGGCCGCCTCCCAGGTCGTCGACGTGCACTTCGGGGACCGGATCACCTCCTTCCTGCCCTCTGCCCACATCGCCGACCGCGCGTCAGCCCAGTACTTCGGTCTGACGAAGGGGGTCCAGGTCACCTACGTTCCCGACCCCAGGACGATCGCCGTTGCTCTGCCGGACGCCCGCCCGACGGTCTGGTTCGCCGTGCCCCGGGTGTGGGAGAAGATCAAGATGGGCATCGAGGCCAAGACCGCGGCGGCCGAGAGCCCGGTGAAGCGGAAGCTCGGCGGCTGGGCCCTGCAGATGGCCGAGAAGCAGGGCGCCGCCCTCCTGGCCGGCCAGCCGCTCACCGGCACGCAGGCCGTGCAGTACCGGCTCGCCGACCGCCTCGTGCTGAGCAAGGTCCGCGCCGCGCTCGGACTGGACGAGCTGCGCTGGGCGTGGTCGGGCGCTGCGGCGATCGCGCCGGAGACGTTGTCCTTCTTCATGGGGATCGGCGTCAACGTCTGCGAGCTCTGGGGCATGTCCGAGCTGACCGGGGCGGGCACGATCAACCCCCCGGAGAAGATCAAGGTCGGGACCGTCGGTCCCGCGATCCCGGGCTGCGAGCTGCGCATCGCCGAGGACGGCGAGGTCCTCTTCCGCGGGCCGGGCATCATGACCGGCTACCGACACGACCCCGAGAAGACCGCCGAGGCGATCGACGAGGACGAGTGGCTGCACACCGGGGACGTCGGCACACTCGACGAGGACGGTTACCTGACGATCACCGACCGCAAGAAGGAGCTGATCATCAGCTCCGGCGGCAAGAACATGTCCCCCTCGACCATCGAGAACACGCTCAAGGTGACCACTCCGCTGGCCGCGACGATCGTCGTCGTGGGTGATGGCCGTCCCTACAACGTCGCCCTGGTGACGCTCGACCCGGACGCGGCCGCCGCGTTCGCCGAGAAGGCCGGGGTCGCCGCCGACCCGGCTGTCCTCGCGGAGCACCCGGCGCTCGTCGCCGAGATCGACAAGGGAATCGAGGCGGGCAATGCCAAGCTCTCGCGCGTGGAGCAGGTCAAGCGGTTCCGGGTGCTCCCCGAGTACTGGGCACCGGGCAGCGACGTGCTCACGCCGACGCTGAAGCTGCGCCGCAAGCCGATCGACGACGCCTACGCCGAGGAGATCGAGGCGCTGTACGCCGGGTGA
- a CDS encoding NAD-dependent malic enzyme, protein MAAATPSSYSVTIRLHTSPDYAVVGRVATVLAEQGGIVTAIDIADSRHDRLTVDVTCSGINVDHTDGLVEAVESVEGVTVHKVSDRTFLLHLGGKIQVRSKVALKTRDDLSMAYTPGVGRVSSAIAKNPEDARRLTIKGNTVAVVTDGSAVLGLGNIGPEAAMPVMEGKAALFKQFADIDAWPICLASQDTDEIVRAVEMIAPGFGGINLEDIAAPRCFEIERRLRESLDIPVFHDDQHGTAIVVLAALRNALRVVGKQLEDSHVVVSGGGAAGSAIVTLLLAAGAKDVVVFDREGLLSRDDESLLPAKQELAARTNPRTIRGDLPDGLQDADVFIGVSAPNLLKAEWIRDHMAQDPIVFALANPDPEIDPAEAAQYAKVVASGRSDYPNQINNVLAFPGVFRGLLDAHAENVTTDMLIRAADAIAGVVTDEEINPSYIIPSVFHSEVADAVAVAISGEGKSTTGTPTGPIKVGSRSTAAPVDDTGILPRVR, encoded by the coding sequence ATGGCCGCTGCGACCCCCTCTTCGTACTCCGTCACCATCCGCCTGCACACCTCTCCCGACTACGCCGTCGTCGGTCGGGTTGCCACGGTGCTCGCCGAGCAGGGCGGCATCGTCACCGCCATCGATATCGCCGACTCGCGGCACGACCGGCTCACCGTCGACGTCACCTGCTCGGGCATCAACGTCGACCACACCGACGGCCTGGTCGAGGCGGTGGAGTCGGTCGAGGGGGTGACCGTCCACAAGGTCTCCGACCGCACCTTCCTGCTCCATCTCGGCGGCAAGATCCAGGTCCGCTCCAAGGTCGCCCTGAAGACGCGTGACGACCTGTCGATGGCCTACACCCCGGGCGTCGGTCGCGTCTCCTCCGCGATCGCGAAGAACCCCGAGGACGCGCGTCGCCTGACGATCAAGGGCAACACGGTCGCCGTCGTCACCGACGGGTCCGCGGTCCTGGGTCTGGGCAACATCGGCCCCGAGGCCGCGATGCCGGTCATGGAGGGCAAGGCCGCCCTGTTCAAGCAGTTCGCCGACATCGACGCCTGGCCGATCTGCCTGGCCAGCCAGGACACCGACGAGATCGTGCGGGCGGTCGAGATGATCGCCCCCGGTTTCGGCGGCATCAACCTCGAGGACATCGCGGCCCCGCGCTGCTTCGAGATCGAGCGCCGCCTGCGCGAGAGCCTCGACATCCCCGTCTTCCACGACGACCAGCACGGCACCGCCATCGTCGTCCTCGCCGCCCTGCGCAACGCCCTGCGCGTCGTCGGCAAGCAGCTCGAGGACTCGCACGTCGTCGTCTCCGGTGGTGGCGCCGCCGGCTCGGCCATCGTCACCCTGCTGCTGGCCGCCGGGGCGAAGGACGTCGTCGTCTTCGACCGCGAGGGCCTGCTCTCCCGCGACGACGAGTCGCTCCTGCCCGCCAAGCAGGAGCTCGCCGCGCGGACCAACCCCCGCACGATCCGCGGCGACCTGCCGGACGGACTGCAGGACGCCGATGTCTTCATCGGCGTCTCCGCACCGAACCTGCTCAAGGCCGAGTGGATCCGCGACCACATGGCGCAGGACCCGATCGTCTTCGCCCTGGCCAACCCGGACCCGGAGATCGACCCGGCCGAGGCCGCCCAGTACGCCAAGGTCGTCGCCTCGGGCCGCAGCGACTACCCCAACCAGATCAACAACGTCCTCGCCTTCCCCGGCGTCTTCCGCGGGCTGCTGGACGCACACGCCGAGAACGTCACCACCGACATGCTCATCCGCGCCGCCGATGCCATCGCCGGGGTCGTCACCGACGAGGAGATCAACCCCTCCTACATCATCCCGAGCGTCTTCCACTCCGAGGTGGCCGACGCCGTCGCCGTCGCGATCTCGGGCGAGGGCAAGTCCACCACCGGCACGCCGACCGGGCCGATCAAGGTCGGTTCCCGCTCCACGGCCGCACCGGTGGACGACACGGGCATCCTCCCCCGCGTGCGGTAG